The DNA region CGACATCACCGACCCAGGTCAGGTGGATGCTGCGTTCAGTGCGGTCGAGGCCGAGCTCGGGCCCGTCGAGGTGGTGGTCGCCAATGCCGGCATCACGCGGGACACGTTGTTGATGCGGATGAGCGACGACGACTGGTCCGCGGTGATCGACACGAACCTGACCGGGTCGTTCCGAGTCGCCAAGCGCGCCACCCGCGGCATGATGCGTGCTCGCTTCGGCCGGATGATCTTCATCTCCTCCGTGGTCGGCCAGCTCGGCTCGGCCGGCCAGGTCAACTATGCGTCGTCGAAGGCCGGTCTGGTGGGTCTGGCGCGCTCCCTGGCGCGCGAGCTGGGCTCGCGGGGAGTCACCGCGAACGTGGTCGCGCCAGGGTTCATCGAGACCGACATGACCGCCGTCCTCGGTGAGGATCTGGTGAAGAAGTACACCAGCCAGATCCCGCTCGGCCGGCTGGGTGCGGTGGACGACATCGCTGCGACCATCGAGTTCCTGGCCAGCGATGCGGCCGGCTACATCACCGGCGCGTTGATCCCGGTCGACGGCGGCTTGGGCATGGGTCACTGACCCGTTTCATCGACTGACGGTTTCACGAACATCGGAAGGACAGCACGTGGGAATCCTTGAGGGCAAGAACATCCTGGTGGCCGGTGTCACCCTCGACACCTCGATCGGGTTCCATGTGGCCCGGATCGCCCAGCAAGAGGGGGCGAACGTCATCGTCTCCAACTTCGGCCGGGCGATGAGCCTGACCGGGCGGGTGATCAAGAAGCTGGATCCGGTGCCGCCGCTGCTCGAGGTGGATGTCACCAACGAGGAGCATCTGGCGAGCCTGGCCGATCGGGTCGGTGAGCACGTCGA from Microlunatus phosphovorus NM-1 includes:
- a CDS encoding beta-ketoacyl-ACP reductase, giving the protein MAAAQKPRVVLVTGGSKGIGRGIAQRLHAAGHRVAATYRSGDVPAGVLGVQCDITDPGQVDAAFSAVEAELGPVEVVVANAGITRDTLLMRMSDDDWSAVIDTNLTGSFRVAKRATRGMMRARFGRMIFISSVVGQLGSAGQVNYASSKAGLVGLARSLARELGSRGVTANVVAPGFIETDMTAVLGEDLVKKYTSQIPLGRLGAVDDIAATIEFLASDAAGYITGALIPVDGGLGMGH